One stretch of Arachis hypogaea cultivar Tifrunner chromosome 20, arahy.Tifrunner.gnm2.J5K5, whole genome shotgun sequence DNA includes these proteins:
- the LOC112785281 gene encoding uncharacterized protein isoform X1, with protein sequence MWVFYLISLPLTTGMVVMTLRYFAGPHVPRYVLFTVGYTWFCSLSIIILVPADIWDTLSSQHTNRGISFFWSWSYWSTFLLTWAVVPLIQGFEDAGDFTVSERLKTSVHANLLFYLIVGSIGLFGLILLIMMHKTWKGGLLGFAMACSNTFGLVTGAFLLGFGLSEIPKTIWVNADWTTRQKVLSHKIAKMAVKLDDAHQELSNAIVVAQATSKQMSKRDPLRPYMNVIDDMIAQMFREDPSFKPQGGQLGENDMDYDTDRKSMATLRRHLRSASEEYQRYKSEYVTYVLEALELEDTIQNYERRISTGWEYNSSIRPARTGKLGSLFDTLEFFWRCILSKQVAKGLAVILGTMSVAILFAEATLLPSVDLSLFSILIKSVGGQEVFVQVFAFIPLMYMCVCTYYSLFKIGMLMFYSLTPRQTSSVNLLMICSMVARYAPPISYNFLNLIRLGHKKVTVFERRMGNIDNAVPFFGDKFNKIYPLIMVVYTLLVASNFFDRMFSFLGSWKRYIFKTEAEDRDGFDPSGIIILKKERSWLEQGHKVGELVVPLARNFNGVDIESGNNFKETNGIEMKTSSKLISEETNGSLSKTWKEETSSRYGSSREAISNKYAAIREQGKPKPEEAMAASSNSELDEGNDSSSHSMGRPPLGLSSTWQNMKTGFQNFKANIGAKKFMPLRQTQIQENNVSHASSSESLDEIFQKLKSLPRIKLIIMMIIESCDGGTIHVVPFGKNVHVLLTLGMVVHIP encoded by the exons ATGTGGGTGTTTTACCTGATCTCGCTGCCTCTAACGACGGGTATGGTGGTAATGACTCTGAGGTACTTCGCTGGGCCCCACGTCCCTCGCTACGTCCTCTTCACCGTCGGATACACCTGGTTCTGCTCCCTCTCCATCATCATCCTCGTCCCCGCCGACATTTGGGAT ACATTGTCATCTCAACATACAAACAGAGGCATTTCTTTCTTTTGGAGCTGGTCATATTGGAGTACGTTTTTGCTCACTTG GGCTGTGGTGCCCCTTATTCAGGGTTTCGAAGATGCTGGGGATTTCACTGTATCAGAAAGATTGAAGACTAGTGTACATGCTAATTTGCTCTTCTATCTAATTGTGGGATCCATTGGCCTGTTTGGGCTTATTCTTCTCATTATGATGCACAAGACCTG GAAAGGAGGTCTTTTGGGATTTGCTATGGCTTGCTCAAATACTTTTGGACTTGTTACTGGTGCATTTCTTCTTGGCTTTGGTTTAAGTGAAATTCCTAAAACCATTTGGGTAAATGCTGACTGGACCACCCGCCAAAAAGTTCTTTCTCACAAAATTGCCAAAATGGCTGTCAAACTTGATGATGCTCACCAAGAACTTTCAAATGCTATTGTT GTTGCTCAAGCAACATCGAAGCAAATGTCCAAGCGTGATCCTTTGCGGCCGTATATGAATGTCATTGATGATATGATTGCTCAAATG TTTAGGGAAGACCCCTCCTTCAAACCACAAGGTGGTCAATTAGGGGAAAATGATATGGATTATGATACAGATCGGAAGTCAATGGCAACATTAAGGCGTCATCTTCGGAGTGCTTCTGAGGAGTATCAAAGATATAAAAG TGAGTATGTGACTTATGTACTTGAAGCCCTTGAATTGGAAGATACAATTCAGAATTATGAACGGCGCATCTCAACTGGATG GGAATATAATTCAAGCATTAGACCTGCTCGGACTGGCAAGTTGGGATCCCTATTTGATACTTTAG AATTTTTCTGGCGATGCATTTTGAGTAAACAAGTTGCAAAAGGCCTGGCTGTTATCCTCGGTACCATGTCTGTTGCGATTCTTTTCGCAGAGGCAACTCTTCTGCCCAGTGTTGATCTATCACTTTTCTCCATTCTTATAAAATCTGTTGGAGGACAGGAGGTGTTTGTGCAG GTGTTTGCTTTTATTCCTCTCATGTACATGTGCGTCTGTACATATTATTCGTTGTTCAAAATTGGAATGTTGATGTTCTACTCATTGACACCCAGACAAACCAGCTCAGTTAACTTGCTTATGATATGTTC GATGGTGGCTCGTTATGCTCCCCCAATCTCTTACAACTTTCTTAATCTCATTCGTCTCGGTCATAAGAAAGTGACTGTATTTGAGAGG CGAATGGGGAACATTGACAATGCTGTCCCTTTCTTTGGCGATAAGTTTAACAAAATCTATCCACTTATTATGGTTGTATACACACTTTTGGTTGCGAGCAACTTCTTTGACAGAATGTTCTCCTTTCTGGGGAGCTGGAAGAGATATATCTTCAAAACCGAAGCTGAGGATAGGGATGGGTTTGATCCATCTGGAATAATTATTCTTAAAAAGG AGCGGTCTTGGCTTGAACAAGGTCACAAAGTAGGGGAGCTGGTTGTTCCACTGGCAAGGAATTTCAATGGTGTTGATATTGAATCAGGCAACAATTTTAAG GAGACGAATGGCATCGAAATGAAGACAAGTTCCAAGTTAATCTCCGAGGAAACAAATGGAAGTCTCTCTAAAACTTGGAAGGAAGAAACAAGCAGTAGATATGGTTCGAGCAGGGAGGCTATCAGCAACAAGTATGCTGCCATTAGGGAGCAGGGTAAACCGAAACCCGAGGAAGCCATGGCGGCTTCTTCGAATTCAGAGCTCGATGAAGGAAATGATAGTTCGAGTCATAGCATGGGACGACCACCTTTGGGTTTGTCTTCGACTTGGCAAAACATGAAGACAGGTTTTCAGAATTTTAAGGCCAACATAGGAGCCAAAAAATTTATGCCGTTAAGACAAACACAAATACAGGAAAATAATGTCTCCCATGCTTCCTCTTCTGAATCCCTTGATGAAATATTTCAGAAACTCAAAAGCCTTCCTCGGATCAAGTTAATTATCATGATGATAATTGAGAGTTGTGACGGAGGCACAATACATGTGGTTCCTTTTGGGAAGAATGTGCACGTTCTCTTAACATTGGGAATGGTGGTCCATATTCCATAA
- the LOC112785281 gene encoding uncharacterized protein isoform X2 codes for MMHKTWKGGLLGFAMACSNTFGLVTGAFLLGFGLSEIPKTIWVNADWTTRQKVLSHKIAKMAVKLDDAHQELSNAIVVAQATSKQMSKRDPLRPYMNVIDDMIAQMFREDPSFKPQGGQLGENDMDYDTDRKSMATLRRHLRSASEEYQRYKSEYVTYVLEALELEDTIQNYERRISTGWEYNSSIRPARTGKLGSLFDTLEFFWRCILSKQVAKGLAVILGTMSVAILFAEATLLPSVDLSLFSILIKSVGGQEVFVQVFAFIPLMYMCVCTYYSLFKIGMLMFYSLTPRQTSSVNLLMICSMVARYAPPISYNFLNLIRLGHKKVTVFERRMGNIDNAVPFFGDKFNKIYPLIMVVYTLLVASNFFDRMFSFLGSWKRYIFKTEAEDRDGFDPSGIIILKKERSWLEQGHKVGELVVPLARNFNGVDIESGNNFKETNGIEMKTSSKLISEETNGSLSKTWKEETSSRYGSSREAISNKYAAIREQGKPKPEEAMAASSNSELDEGNDSSSHSMGRPPLGLSSTWQNMKTGFQNFKANIGAKKFMPLRQTQIQENNVSHASSSESLDEIFQKLKSLPRIKLIIMMIIESCDGGTIHVVPFGKNVHVLLTLGMVVHIP; via the exons ATGATGCACAAGACCTG GAAAGGAGGTCTTTTGGGATTTGCTATGGCTTGCTCAAATACTTTTGGACTTGTTACTGGTGCATTTCTTCTTGGCTTTGGTTTAAGTGAAATTCCTAAAACCATTTGGGTAAATGCTGACTGGACCACCCGCCAAAAAGTTCTTTCTCACAAAATTGCCAAAATGGCTGTCAAACTTGATGATGCTCACCAAGAACTTTCAAATGCTATTGTT GTTGCTCAAGCAACATCGAAGCAAATGTCCAAGCGTGATCCTTTGCGGCCGTATATGAATGTCATTGATGATATGATTGCTCAAATG TTTAGGGAAGACCCCTCCTTCAAACCACAAGGTGGTCAATTAGGGGAAAATGATATGGATTATGATACAGATCGGAAGTCAATGGCAACATTAAGGCGTCATCTTCGGAGTGCTTCTGAGGAGTATCAAAGATATAAAAG TGAGTATGTGACTTATGTACTTGAAGCCCTTGAATTGGAAGATACAATTCAGAATTATGAACGGCGCATCTCAACTGGATG GGAATATAATTCAAGCATTAGACCTGCTCGGACTGGCAAGTTGGGATCCCTATTTGATACTTTAG AATTTTTCTGGCGATGCATTTTGAGTAAACAAGTTGCAAAAGGCCTGGCTGTTATCCTCGGTACCATGTCTGTTGCGATTCTTTTCGCAGAGGCAACTCTTCTGCCCAGTGTTGATCTATCACTTTTCTCCATTCTTATAAAATCTGTTGGAGGACAGGAGGTGTTTGTGCAG GTGTTTGCTTTTATTCCTCTCATGTACATGTGCGTCTGTACATATTATTCGTTGTTCAAAATTGGAATGTTGATGTTCTACTCATTGACACCCAGACAAACCAGCTCAGTTAACTTGCTTATGATATGTTC GATGGTGGCTCGTTATGCTCCCCCAATCTCTTACAACTTTCTTAATCTCATTCGTCTCGGTCATAAGAAAGTGACTGTATTTGAGAGG CGAATGGGGAACATTGACAATGCTGTCCCTTTCTTTGGCGATAAGTTTAACAAAATCTATCCACTTATTATGGTTGTATACACACTTTTGGTTGCGAGCAACTTCTTTGACAGAATGTTCTCCTTTCTGGGGAGCTGGAAGAGATATATCTTCAAAACCGAAGCTGAGGATAGGGATGGGTTTGATCCATCTGGAATAATTATTCTTAAAAAGG AGCGGTCTTGGCTTGAACAAGGTCACAAAGTAGGGGAGCTGGTTGTTCCACTGGCAAGGAATTTCAATGGTGTTGATATTGAATCAGGCAACAATTTTAAG GAGACGAATGGCATCGAAATGAAGACAAGTTCCAAGTTAATCTCCGAGGAAACAAATGGAAGTCTCTCTAAAACTTGGAAGGAAGAAACAAGCAGTAGATATGGTTCGAGCAGGGAGGCTATCAGCAACAAGTATGCTGCCATTAGGGAGCAGGGTAAACCGAAACCCGAGGAAGCCATGGCGGCTTCTTCGAATTCAGAGCTCGATGAAGGAAATGATAGTTCGAGTCATAGCATGGGACGACCACCTTTGGGTTTGTCTTCGACTTGGCAAAACATGAAGACAGGTTTTCAGAATTTTAAGGCCAACATAGGAGCCAAAAAATTTATGCCGTTAAGACAAACACAAATACAGGAAAATAATGTCTCCCATGCTTCCTCTTCTGAATCCCTTGATGAAATATTTCAGAAACTCAAAAGCCTTCCTCGGATCAAGTTAATTATCATGATGATAATTGAGAGTTGTGACGGAGGCACAATACATGTGGTTCCTTTTGGGAAGAATGTGCACGTTCTCTTAACATTGGGAATGGTGGTCCATATTCCATAA